TGCGGGAGCGCTTCGGCCAGTTGCAGGGCACCCTGCTCGGCGTCTACGACATGTTCGTCGGCGGCGCTCTCTCCCGCGCGACTGTGCTCGCCCTGGGGATCATGCCCTACATCTCGGCCAGCATCATGTTTCAGTTGCTGGCTGCCGTGTTCCCCACCATCGAGAAGATGCAGAAGGAAGGAGAAGAGGGGCGCAAGAAGCTCACCCAGTGGACCCGCTACGCCACCGTTGCGCTCGCCTTCGTGCAGGGTTACGGCTACGCCGTATTTCTGCAGAGCCCGGCCATCGGCGCCGTGCTGAATCCGGGATTGCCCTTCCTGCTCTCCACTTCCCTGGTGCTGACCACGGGCGCGATCTTCGTCATGTGGTTGGGCGAGCAGATCACCGAGCGCGGAGTCGGCAATGGCGCGTCACTGCTCATCTTCTTCTCCATCATCGAGGGATTCCCTTCCGCGCTCAGCCGGACCTGGGAGGCGCTCACCACCGGCGTCATCGGACCGTTCCGGCTGGTCGTACTCGTCGCCGTCATGGTGGGCGTCATTGCCGGGGTCGTGGGGATGACCATGGCCTCGCGCAAGATCCCGGTCCAGATCCCGCGCAAGGTGATGGGCCGTGGCCGGATCCGCGAAGGACAGAAGAGCTTCATTCCGCTGCGCATCAACTCGGCGGGCGTCATGCCTATCATTTTCGCCCAGTCCATCATCATCGTGCCGGGCACCATCGCTGCGTTCAGCAACATCGCGTTCCTGCGCGGGCTGGCCACGACCTTCCAGCCGGGGAGCTGGTGGTACTACGGCAGCTACACGCTCCTCATCCTGTTCTTCACCTACTTCTATACCGCCATCATCTTTAACCCCGTGGATCTGGCGGAGAACCTGAAGAAGCAGGGGGCGTTCATACCGGGGGTCAAGCCAGGCGCCCGCACGGCAGAATACATCGATTACGTGCTCAGCCGGGTCACGCTGCCAGGCGCCATTTACCTGGCCTTGATCGCGCTCCTCCCCTTCTGGATATTCGATATATTCAACATCCAGGGGCTCTTCTTCTTCGGCGGCACCTCGCTCCTCATTGTCGTCGGTGTGGCGCTCGATACCGTGCAGCAGATGCAGCAGCATCTGCTGCTGCGCCACTATGAGGGCTTCATGAAGAAGGGGCGGGTGCGGTTCCGCGGGCGGCAGCGCTATATGTAATCCGGCAGGGCGGCAGGAGCGGGGGCGGGGCGGCGGCCGGGCGCAGGCGCCGCCTGTCTCGCCTCCGCTTTCGCTTCTCCGCAGTGAGCTGGCGTGGGAGTATGAATGTCATCCTGATGGGGCCGCCGGGAGCCGGCAAGGGCACACAGGGCGCTTTGCTCGCCGAGCGCCGCGCGATGACCCGCATCGTCACCGGAGACCTGCTGCGCGAGGCGGTGCAGCGCGGGACCCCACTCGGCCAGAAGGCCAGGGCGTACATGGATGCCGGGGAGCTCGTCCCGGACAGCCTCATGCTGGAGCTCCTCCGGGAGGTGCTCACCGCTCCTCAGGACGAGGGGCGTCCAGCGGATTTCCTCTTCGACGGCTTTCCCCGCACGCTGCCCCAGGCCCAGGCGCTCGACGCGCTGTTCCGAGAGATGGGGCTCACCCTGGACGCCGTCATCGTAGTCGATGTGCCGGACGACCTGCTGATCAGACGCCTGAGCGGCCGCCGCACCTGCGCCAGTTGCGGCGCGGTCCACAACGTTTACTTCCAGCCACCTCGAGTGCCAGGGCATTGCGACTCGTGTGGCGGCCCGCTCGTCGAGCGCCCCGACGACGCCGCGCCCACCGTCCGCCGCCGGCTCGAGGTGTACCGCCGGGACACGGAACCGCTGATCCAGTACTACCAGCGCAGCGGTACGCCCGTCCGTCACCTGCGCGGCGACCGCGACGTCGACCAGGTCTACCACGCCATCACCAGGGCGCTCGAACCGTGGTCTACCTGAAGACCGCGGCTGAAATCGAGGCCATCGCCGAGGCCGGCGCCGTACTGGCTCGCCTCTTCGCCGCGCTCCCCGCCCAGGTCAAGCCACGCGTCACGACCGCCCAGCTCGATGAATTCGCCGAAGAATTCATCCGCCGCCACCCCGGCGCTGAACCCGCGTTCAAGGGTCTCTATGGATTCCCCGCCAGCATCTGCATCTCCATCAACGAGGAGGTCGTACACGGCATCCCCAGTCGCCGCCGCATGCTCCAGGAAGGAGACATCGTCAGCATTGATGCCGGCGTCGCCCTGGGCGGCTGGTACGCCGATGCCGCCGTCAGCTTCCCCGTTGGCACCATCGACCCCACGGCCCAACGTCTCCTCCAGGTCACCCGCGCCGCCTTGCAGCGCGCTGTCGCTCTCGCCGTCCCCGGTAACCGAATCGGCGACGTCGGGCACGCCGTGCAACGAACGGCCGAAGAGGCCGGATTCAACGTGGTACGCGACCTGGTCGGCCACGGCATCGGCCGCGAACCCCACGAAGAGCCCCAGGTGCCCAACTTCGGCCACCCCGGTCACGGAATCCGCCTCCAGCAGGGCATGGTCCTGGCCATCGAACCCATGCTCAACGAAGGGTGCGCCCAAACCCGCACGCTCCCCGACCGCTGGACCGTCATCACCGCCGACCGCCGCCGCAGCGCCCACTTCGAGCACACGGTCGCCGTGCTCGCCAATGGCCCCCGCCTCCTGACCACCCTCCCCTGACTCGCCAGCTCGCCTCGCTCGCCTCCAGCCGCTTGCCTCCAGCGGCCTTGATGCTCAGGGAGAGGCTGAGTATATTACCAAGCTGTGCAATAACCGAGGATGGCCCGAATGAAGGTACGAAGCAGCGTCAAGCCGATCTGCGAGCACTGCAAGGTGATCCGCCGCCGCGGCGTCGTCCGGATCATCTGCAAGAAGAACCCACGGCACAAGCAGCGACAGGGGTAGGGGAATGGCGCGGATAGCAGGCGTGGATCTGCCCCGCAACAAGCGGATCGAGGTCGCGCTCACCTACATCTTCGGGATCGGTCTGCCCACGGCCCAAAAGATTCTGGACCAGACGGGTGTGAACCCGGAGCGGCGCGTGCACGCGCTCTCGGATGACGAGGTGAATCGACTGCGGCGGATCATCGAGAACCAGCACAAGGTTGAAGGGGCGTTGCGGACCGAAGTCTCGATGAACGTGAAGCGGCTGATGGACATCGGGTGCTACCGCGGCCTCCGGCACCGGCGCGGTCTGCCGGTTCGGGGGCAGCGCACGCACACCAATGCGCGGACGCACAAGGGCTCGCGGCGGCCGATCGCGGGGAAGAAGAGGGCGCCGAAGAAGTGACCCGAAGGTCATCCCGAGGAGCGGAGCGAGGATGGGCCTGCTGATGGCACCGCTTCCGCCGGGCTGAGCCGTACGCAGACGGAGCGGGAATGGCGAATCCGAAGAAGGGGGCGCGGCCAAAGCGCGCCCGTAAGCATGTGGAAGCGGAGGGCGTGGCGCACATCCGGGCCACGTTCAACAACACGCTCATCACGATTACGGACGCGGCCGGCAATGTGGTGGTGTGGGGGAGCTCCGGAAAATCGGGTTTCAAGGGCTCGAAGAAGTCCACTCCCTTTGCCGCCACCGTGGCAGCGGAGCAGGTGGCCCGGGAAGCCGTGAACCTGGGGATGAGGCGCGTGCACGTCCGGGTTCAGGGCCCGGGGAGCGGCCGGGAATCCGCGATTCAGGCGCTGGCCGCCGCGGGTCTGCAGATCCGGTCGATCCGCGACGTCACGCCCATCCCGCACAACGGGTGCCGGCCGCCGAAGAAGCGGAGAGTCTAGCCGCCCCGGCCCAGCTCCACCCGGGCGCGGGGACACGGAGAGGGGGCGACGCGGAGAGGGGGTCGCCGGGTCGCCGGGGTGGAGTTTGGGAGGGCGGCTCCCCGCGTCCCCGTGTCGGGGGCGGCGTAGGGTGAAGGGATGTAAACCGCCACTACCGTCGGGCGGGAGGAAGTCCCGATAGTGCAATCCAGCGAGAGGAGTAGACGGTAGGTATGGGTCGGTATACTGGTCCCGTTTGCAAGCTTTGCCGGCGAGAGGGGCAAAAGCTGTTCCTGAAGGGCACCAAGTGCTACACAGAGAAGTGTCCGATCGAGCGGCGCAACTATGCTCCCGGCCAGCACGGGCTGACGCAGGCGCGGCGGCGCAAGGCGTCGGGCTACGCCCATCAGTTGCGCGAGAAACAGAAGGTCAAGCGCATCTATGGCGTCTCGGAGAAGTACTTCAAGCTCTTGTTCGAGCGGGCGGCAAAGCAGCCGGGTATCACAGGGGAGAATCTGCTGGTCTCACTCGAAGGCCGGCTGGACAACGTCGTGTACCGCCTGGCCTTCGCCCTCAGCCGGAAGCAGGCGCGGCAGCTCGT
This is a stretch of genomic DNA from Gemmatimonadota bacterium. It encodes these proteins:
- the secY gene encoding preprotein translocase subunit SecY — its product is MANPIPNLFRIPELKSKILFTLLVLLIYRLGAHVAAPGLDVGVLRERFGQLQGTLLGVYDMFVGGALSRATVLALGIMPYISASIMFQLLAAVFPTIEKMQKEGEEGRKKLTQWTRYATVALAFVQGYGYAVFLQSPAIGAVLNPGLPFLLSTSLVLTTGAIFVMWLGEQITERGVGNGASLLIFFSIIEGFPSALSRTWEALTTGVIGPFRLVVLVAVMVGVIAGVVGMTMASRKIPVQIPRKVMGRGRIREGQKSFIPLRINSAGVMPIIFAQSIIIVPGTIAAFSNIAFLRGLATTFQPGSWWYYGSYTLLILFFTYFYTAIIFNPVDLAENLKKQGAFIPGVKPGARTAEYIDYVLSRVTLPGAIYLALIALLPFWIFDIFNIQGLFFFGGTSLLIVVGVALDTVQQMQQHLLLRHYEGFMKKGRVRFRGRQRYM
- the rpmJ gene encoding 50S ribosomal protein L36 — protein: MKVRSSVKPICEHCKVIRRRGVVRIICKKNPRHKQRQG
- the rpsM gene encoding 30S ribosomal protein S13; the encoded protein is MARIAGVDLPRNKRIEVALTYIFGIGLPTAQKILDQTGVNPERRVHALSDDEVNRLRRIIENQHKVEGALRTEVSMNVKRLMDIGCYRGLRHRRGLPVRGQRTHTNARTHKGSRRPIAGKKRAPKK
- the rpsD gene encoding 30S ribosomal protein S4, with translation MGRYTGPVCKLCRREGQKLFLKGTKCYTEKCPIERRNYAPGQHGLTQARRRKASGYAHQLREKQKVKRIYGVSEKYFKLLFERAAKQPGITGENLLVSLEGRLDNVVYRLAFALSRKQARQLVRHRHVEVNARIVDIPSYQVRPGDEIRIKEVSRDLVPVQAALEAKTRPDTVKWLALDEATRTGRMLERPGRADIPLAVQEQLIVELYSK
- the rpsK gene encoding 30S ribosomal protein S11 translates to MANPKKGARPKRARKHVEAEGVAHIRATFNNTLITITDAAGNVVVWGSSGKSGFKGSKKSTPFAATVAAEQVAREAVNLGMRRVHVRVQGPGSGRESAIQALAAAGLQIRSIRDVTPIPHNGCRPPKKRRV
- the map gene encoding type I methionyl aminopeptidase encodes the protein MVYLKTAAEIEAIAEAGAVLARLFAALPAQVKPRVTTAQLDEFAEEFIRRHPGAEPAFKGLYGFPASICISINEEVVHGIPSRRRMLQEGDIVSIDAGVALGGWYADAAVSFPVGTIDPTAQRLLQVTRAALQRAVALAVPGNRIGDVGHAVQRTAEEAGFNVVRDLVGHGIGREPHEEPQVPNFGHPGHGIRLQQGMVLAIEPMLNEGCAQTRTLPDRWTVITADRRRSAHFEHTVAVLANGPRLLTTLP
- a CDS encoding adenylate kinase; protein product: MNVILMGPPGAGKGTQGALLAERRAMTRIVTGDLLREAVQRGTPLGQKARAYMDAGELVPDSLMLELLREVLTAPQDEGRPADFLFDGFPRTLPQAQALDALFREMGLTLDAVIVVDVPDDLLIRRLSGRRTCASCGAVHNVYFQPPRVPGHCDSCGGPLVERPDDAAPTVRRRLEVYRRDTEPLIQYYQRSGTPVRHLRGDRDVDQVYHAITRALEPWST